A section of the Virgibacillus sp. NKC19-3 genome encodes:
- the rpoD gene encoding RNA polymerase sigma factor RpoD, whose product MAENKPSQIKQNEAEPEQTMEQAKEQLVEAGKKRGVLAYEEIADRLSNFAIESDQMDEFYEHLSEQGVEVIGESEDDPSMQQIAKEEEFNVNDLSVPLGIKINDPVRMYLKEIGRVDLLSAAEEIDLATRIEKGDEEAKRRLSEANLRLVVSIAKRYVGRGMLFLDLIQEGNMGLIKAVEKFDYRKGFKFSTYATWWIRQAITRAIADQARTIRIPVHMVETINKLIRVQRQLLQDLGREPTPEEIGEEMELSPDKVRDILKIAQEPVSLETPIGEEDDSHLGDFIEDNEAVSPSDHAAYELLKEQLEDVLDTLTDREENVLRLRFGLDDGRTRTLEEVGKVFGVTRERIRQIEAKALRKLRHPSRSKRLKDFLD is encoded by the coding sequence ATGGCCGAAAATAAGCCTTCACAAATAAAGCAAAATGAAGCAGAACCAGAACAAACAATGGAACAGGCAAAAGAACAATTAGTAGAAGCAGGTAAAAAGCGCGGTGTTTTAGCTTATGAAGAAATTGCGGACCGTTTGTCCAATTTCGCTATTGAATCAGATCAAATGGACGAGTTTTATGAGCACCTGTCAGAACAAGGTGTGGAAGTCATAGGCGAGTCGGAAGATGACCCCAGTATGCAGCAAATAGCGAAAGAGGAAGAGTTTAATGTAAATGATTTAAGTGTCCCATTGGGCATAAAAATTAACGATCCTGTTCGTATGTATTTAAAAGAAATAGGTCGTGTTGACCTGTTATCAGCTGCGGAGGAAATTGATCTTGCCACCCGTATCGAAAAGGGCGATGAAGAAGCAAAACGGCGCCTATCCGAAGCAAACCTACGCCTAGTTGTCAGTATCGCCAAACGTTACGTCGGGCGTGGAATGTTATTTCTTGACCTTATTCAAGAAGGAAATATGGGCTTAATAAAAGCAGTGGAAAAATTTGATTATCGAAAAGGCTTTAAATTCAGCACATATGCAACGTGGTGGATCCGTCAGGCAATTACACGCGCCATCGCTGACCAGGCAAGAACAATCCGTATACCGGTTCATATGGTTGAAACCATTAACAAACTTATTCGAGTGCAGCGTCAATTATTACAGGATTTAGGACGGGAGCCGACACCGGAAGAAATCGGTGAAGAAATGGAGTTATCACCTGATAAAGTTCGTGATATTCTTAAAATTGCTCAGGAACCTGTGTCACTCGAAACTCCAATCGGTGAAGAAGATGATTCCCATTTAGGTGATTTCATCGAAGATAATGAAGCAGTATCACCATCTGACCATGCTGCATATGAACTTCTTAAAGAACAACTGGAAGATGTACTTGATACACTTACTGACCGCGAAGAAAATGTATTACGCCTGCGTTTTGGTCTTGATGATGGCAGAACCAGAACGTTAGAAGAGGTTGGGAAAGTGTTTGGTGTAACCAGAGAAAGAATCCGCCAAATAGAGGCAAAAGCGCTTCGTAAACTAAGACATCCAAGCAGAAGCAAACGACTAAAAGACTTTTTGGATTAA
- a CDS encoding c-type cytochrome, whose amino-acid sequence MKRNPVIPYAVIAVLGILTVLVISLVGVGQRDDIQQAEEGNGEEQQEESQEGEESGEDAEGGETTEDPSEVFESNCASCHGSDLSGGAGPELAEVGDRLSEDEIRETIINGTDGGMPGGLVDDDQAEAIATWLAEGQ is encoded by the coding sequence ATGAAAAGAAATCCAGTCATCCCTTATGCTGTTATTGCTGTTTTAGGGATACTCACGGTCCTGGTTATCTCTCTGGTTGGTGTAGGGCAACGTGATGATATTCAACAGGCTGAAGAAGGCAATGGAGAAGAACAGCAGGAAGAGTCACAAGAAGGGGAAGAATCCGGTGAAGACGCTGAAGGTGGAGAAACAACAGAAGATCCATCTGAAGTTTTTGAATCGAATTGTGCAAGCTGTCACGGTTCCGATTTATCCGGTGGAGCTGGCCCTGAATTAGCAGAGGTTGGCGACAGATTATCAGAAGATGAAATTCGAGAAACGATTATTAACGGTACAGATGGTGGCATGCCTGGTGGCCTAGTTGACGATGATCAAGCAGAAGCGATTGCAACATGGCTGGCAGAAGGTCAGTAA